The genome window CAGGCCCGCACCCTGTCGCAGGAAGCGTCGGAAGGCGAGATCTGCGAGGCGGCCAACGACAACGCCCCCGGTCAGGTGGTGGTGTCGGGCCACGTCGGCGCGGTCAAGCGCGCGATCGAGATCGCCAAGAAGCTGGGCGTCAAGCGCTCGGTGCTGCTGCCGGTGTCCGCGCCGTTCCACTGCGCGCTGATGCGCCCGGCCGCCGAGACGATGCGCGAGGCGCTGTCGCGGGTCGAGCTGGTGTCGCCGTCGGTTCCGGTGGTGGCGAACGTCACCGCGCGGGCGACCGACGACCCGGAGGAAATCCGCAAGCTGCTGGTCGAGCAGGTGTGCGGCTCGGTGCGCTGGCGCGAGAGCGTGCAGTTCATGAAGAACCACGGCGTCGGCACCCTCGTCGAGGTCGGCTCGGGCCGCGTCCTCTCGGGCCTCGCCAAGCGCATCGATCGCGAGATGGACGGCTTCCCGGTCGGCTCCGTCGAGGAGATCGAGGCGTTCGCGAAGACGGTCGCCGCCTGATCACGAATCCCACCGCCCGGTGCCGCGTCGGCCGCGCCGGGCGGTTTCTTTGTGCGCGAAAGCCGCTATGATCTGCGGCGGCAATAACAATAACGAGTAGTCTCCGATGTTCGATTTGACCGATAAGTGCGCCCTGGTCACGGGCGCGTCCGGGGGGATCGGTTCCGCAATCGCCAAGGCGCTCGCCGCCCGGGGCGCGACCGTCGTCCTCTCCGGCACCCGCAAGGATGCCCTCGACGCGGTCGCCGCCGAGATCGGCGACAAGGCGATCGTCATCGCCGCGAACCTGTCCGACCCGGCCGAGACCGACCGCCTGATCGCGGACGCCGAAAAGGCGATGGGCCGCATCGACATTCTCGTCAACAACGCCGGGCTCACCCGCGACGGTCTCGCGATGCGGATGAAGGACGAGGACTGGCAGACCGTCCTCGACGTCAACCTCACCGCCGCCTTCCGCCTCACCCGCGCGGCGATGCGCGGGATGATGAAGCGCCGCTTCGGCCGCGTCATCGGCATTTCGTCGGTGGTCGGCGTGACGGGCAACCCGGGCCAGGCCAACTACGCGGCCTCGAAGGCGGGGCTGATCGGCATGACCAAGGCCCTGGCGCAGGAGCTTGCGGCCCGCAATATCACCGTCAACTGCGTCGCGCCCGGAATGATCGCGACGCCGATGACCGACGTTCTGACCGAAGACCAGCGTCAGCGGATGTTCGCGTCGATTCCGGCGGGCCGTTTCGGCACGTCCGAGGACGTCGCCGCCGCGGTGGTGTATCTCGCGGCCGACGAGGCCGCCTACGTCACCGGCCAGACCCTCCATGTCAACGGGGGCATGGCGATGATCTGAACCCCCCGGGAAGCCCCGCGTCCGGGACCCCCCGGCCGCTGGCCTTCCCTGGGAAAGTGTGGTAGTGAACGGGCCACTTGGCCGGATCGATCGCGGCGGATATCGCCGGGGCCGTCGCGGAAAGAGGTTCCACCGGGAAACCGGACACTGTACGAATAACCAAACCCAACGAGCGAGAGACAAGCCAATGAGTGATGTCGCCGAACGCGTGAAGAAGATCGTCGTCGAGCACCTCGGCGTCGAGGAAGACAAGGTGACCGACAACGCCTCCTTCATCGATGACCTGGGCGCCGACAGCCTCGACACCGTCGAGCTGGTGATGGCCTTCGAAGAAGAATTCGGTATCGAGATCCCGGACGACGCCGCCGAGAAGATTCTCACGGTCAACGACGCGATCTCCTTCATCTCGAAGAACAACGGCTGATCAGCCGACCGGGACCGTCCCCGCAGGCGCGGGGGTGGTCCCCATTTGTCCCTGGCGCGCGTGACCGCGCCTTGCCGTGGGACCGCGTTCGCGCCCGCGCGACCGGGCGCGACCTTTCCTGGAACGACAACGGGTGGACGAAAACATGAGGCGAGTTGTAATCACCGGTCTGGGCCTGCTGACGCCGCTGGGGCGTGGCGTGAAGCTGAACTGGGACCGCCTGATCAAGGGCGAGAACGGGTTCAAGCGCATCGATCGGTTCGAGGTCGACGA of uncultured Alphaproteobacteria bacterium contains these proteins:
- the fabD gene encoding malonyl-CoA-(acyl-carrier-protein) transacylase (Evidence 2a : Function of homologous gene experimentally demonstrated in an other organism; PubMedId : 1682920, 7700236, 7768883, 9298646; Product type e : enzyme); translated protein: MRAVVFPGQGSQAVGMGKELAATFSVAREVFAEVEDALEQKLTQMMFEGPEQDLMMTENTQPALMAVSVAIVRVLDKEYGVRLPNVATYVAGHSLGEYSALCASGALRLGDTARLLRTRGRAMQKAVPFGMGAMAAILGLDAEQARTLSQEASEGEICEAANDNAPGQVVVSGHVGAVKRAIEIAKKLGVKRSVLLPVSAPFHCALMRPAAETMREALSRVELVSPSVPVVANVTARATDDPEEIRKLLVEQVCGSVRWRESVQFMKNHGVGTLVEVGSGRVLSGLAKRIDREMDGFPVGSVEEIEAFAKTVAA
- the fabG gene encoding 3-oxoacyl-(acyl-carrier-protein) reductase (Evidence 2a : Function of homologous gene experimentally demonstrated in an other organism; PubMedId : 1682920; Product type e : enzyme) gives rise to the protein MFDLTDKCALVTGASGGIGSAIAKALAARGATVVLSGTRKDALDAVAAEIGDKAIVIAANLSDPAETDRLIADAEKAMGRIDILVNNAGLTRDGLAMRMKDEDWQTVLDVNLTAAFRLTRAAMRGMMKRRFGRVIGISSVVGVTGNPGQANYAASKAGLIGMTKALAQELAARNITVNCVAPGMIATPMTDVLTEDQRQRMFASIPAGRFGTSEDVAAAVVYLAADEAAYVTGQTLHVNGGMAMI
- the acpP gene encoding acyl carrier protein (ACP) (Evidence 2a : Function of homologous gene experimentally demonstrated in an other organism; PubMedId : 2062368, 2091027, 3549687, 4882206, 4882207, 7673201, 7972002, 8359454; Product type c : carrier), which translates into the protein MSDVAERVKKIVVEHLGVEEDKVTDNASFIDDLGADSLDTVELVMAFEEEFGIEIPDDAAEKILTVNDAISFISKNNG